In the Populus trichocarpa isolate Nisqually-1 chromosome 1, P.trichocarpa_v4.1, whole genome shotgun sequence genome, AGACGGGCCAATATGCTTTCAGCTTGTTGCAAGTCATGTTTGGCATATTTGAAGCAAATCCAATTAAACAGATCAGAAGTTGCTGCAAGTCTGCAATCTGGATCAGgaacttttttttcctcatccTGTCCACTTGATGAGTGTTTACAAGAAAGTTCTTTTGGCAAGTGTCAGAATGCTATGGTCAATTGCAAGAGTTGCCATAGATagatttcaaagatattttttgacTGATTGCACTTTCTTCTCAAGAGATTTGTGGTGTGGACAATATCTTACAGGTTGGTACTGCTTTAAATGCTGAGGATGCCAGAAACGCAACGAATGCTGGAGCCAAATTCTTCATGAGTCCTGCTACAGTGAAGGTACTTTTAGTATTCTGAGATCTGCACAggttttctttcaattagtATAGAGATAATAACTTAAAGAGTTTTGTACTTTCCATTCCTATTTCTTCctattttaatttccttttgttctttttcttcaacaaattttaaacatacttttttttgtatatttctcAGATGCATTGGCTTTACATCTGCCatgctttttctttgtttattcttACATGCTTACTTATCATCAGGACATTATGGACGATGTTGTGAAGGATGAAATTCTATACATACCTGGTGTAATGACACCCACAGAAGTAAGTGGCCTGTGAACTTAAACTGTCCTTCATTTCTTAAGCTCTAAGAATCCTTGTAGACGTACAAGTAAATGAAGAAGTTATACTGCTCATCTTAGTGGCCACTGCTATTGTTTTGATATGGAGAATTTGGAGGGtttaattattagaaatttGTGTTCTCCAGTGTTTATGTAAGAGTGAGACCATTTGAATCATATTTCCCCAAGGAGACTATTAcgagaactttatttttttgcagaTACTGTCTGCATATGATGCCGGTGCTAAAATGGTCAAGGTGAGTGCTGTCACATTCTCATAATTAACATTGTTGGTAAAGGAGTTGGTTATGAGATAGAGATGTCATGTGCACAACCTGCACACAAGTCTATATTTCAATATAAGAGTTCGTGTGGTACTATATACGCTCCATTTCGCAAGGCCCTTGTATGCTcacttttttattgaatgaatgTTCTTAGTATGTACAGGCCAAGGATCACCTTATGGATTATATTTCTATCTTATTTGGTGGATTAGGTTTATCCTGTTTCTGCATTAGGTGGTGTCCAATATATATCAGCACTCAAGAAGCCTTTCCCTCACATACCAATGGTTGCTTCTCAGGGCATCAAGATAGGTTAGTGATATATGAACACCGCCCCCATGCTGCTCTCAAAGATCAATTATTCAATTTTCATGCTCTGTCGTTAAGCTtgatagttctttttttttttttttttcctttttaaaacaGGGATCATgaccttttattttgaatgaaaactGTATGATAAAGTTGGAAAATGATTAACACCTCCTAGATGTGGATATCAGTTAGATTGATATTTGATTCCATGAACCATATGCCGTATGCTTCTAGGAAAGAATAGTACCTAAGGACTATCATTTATCATAATTTTCCTAACTGAAGTGTTCTTTGAACAGAAAAATTTTACCATTACACATTGATAATGCCTCTTTAGTATTAACTGTCATAAAATCTTGGTTTAGGTCCAGTTGTACCATTTTCATTTCTAGCTTCTTGCTGCAGTTCTTGACTGGATATCATTTGTTTCAACTTTGATGCAGATTCTATAGGGGAGTATATATCTTCTGGAGCATCATCCGTTGTTTTATCAGATGCCATTTTTGATAAAGGGGCGATGACCCAGAGAAATTTCAATGTAATACATCAACTTGCAAGCCTTGCTGCTTTGGAGGGAAAAGAAGCTGTTGAACGGTGAGTAATAGCGCAGTCTGTCTCTAAAAATTGTCATTGTCATTGTCTTTTCCTGGTTGTTTCATTGTATAAACTGTTGGTTGCTAATCTACTTTCTCTCTTACATCTAGAGGTTCTTCTGGGTCAACAACCTCTCATGTTAAAACTTAGGATGTGACCTTTAATGTTGCAAAAACTCCCTGTGTTTTGCTGAAGGTTTTCCTTCCAAAAGTGTAATCAATATTCAGTAGTTTAGGCTATAGAATAAGTGGCAATTTTCCATCTTTTGTGTTGTATCTATCAATCATCATTCATGATTCGTTCATTGGGATAAGGGTCCTTCAGGAATCTCAAGGCTTATTTTCTATCctggtttcattttatttttcttcaattgagttTTCGTTTTATGCTGTCATTTACGCATCTCTATCTAGCAGTTAGGTTTCCTTGTGTGTTATAGTTCACCTATCCAGTTGTGTACATATTCCAGTTTGCAGTGGAAGGTAAGGTCTTACATGCCCTGAGAAAATATTGCATATGATTGACACTGCTGCTATCTTTTGTTCTATTGCTGTCTGATGCAAGCAAATGCCATGCAGAAAAAGAAGTTGCACCACAAATTAATTGCCTCAGTAGAGCCTACAGATTGTATTCCTCAACATCTATACTTGACTATCTCCGAAGCGTCTACAAGGTTCTGACGATGTTAAACTGTTGATGCATCCAGCAAGGAAAAGATACTGACTGAGACTGGAAAATGAAGGTAAAACTCAACACCTTCATCAGTTTTGTTCTAGTGTCGCCTTCGGTGCAACGCATTGGAAGTTCGAAATCCATGTCACTTACAATCAGATTGGTTCTTACCTGTGCTCCAAGATCTGTTGAATCCATAAATTTCCTTTTTATGCCTTTGTAAGAGCAGCAGATAGCTACCTTCTGCACCCTTCTCATGGTTTCAGcacttcatttcttttaaacCTATCCTTCTTTTCTCAATTTGACTTTTAGGATGGCAAGGCATGGCCTCCATAGAATTAAGGGTTGCCCTCAAGTTAAAGTGCTATGTGCTTTCTCTGCTTCCAGGTTTCTAGGATCTTGTTGAAAAGTTCTATATCAtgtgaaagaaaggaaaagatcaGAAGATTCATGCATAAAGGTAATCCATGCGTGAAGCTGCAACTTGCTCTGCTGAGAGCTTCCCAGGTGACTATGTCCAAGCCATAGGAGACAGGGAGGGGTgcgaaataattaatttaactagGTTTTTAACTATTTAATCGATCTGGTTAAACCtgtttaattaacataaataattgttttttaagaataaaataatattcttctaataaaaatgattaatttaataattatacttttcaaattagtttttgtatTGGGATCCGACAACGATGACTAATCAAGCCAATTATGTGAAAATAtgtacttaattttttcttttcaactatttaattaaatattttagtattGGTTGTTAGTTTATAAATCGATTTACCGACATCACTTCTTGTCGCATCCAtccatcaaaatcatcaaatcacAACAATACATGTGGCAGTACATTTTTAaagctcaaaaataaaataaaataaaaaagaaattgcataaaatattgGTAAAATAATACCCCTTCCTCTTttctgttaaaaataaaataaaaatattcaatggcAGTACGATTTTACAGGGATTCTGACAGCTTATTTAGATTCTTTGCCTGTTTTCCCCGTTATATGCAtgctatttttaaaacataaaaataaaaaaataaatggaaaaaaaataatctagatCTTAATATTGGAAAATATCTGTTGATGCATCCACGTACatgtactttttttatatataattcatatataaatacttattattataattgtcaaatctaattagaaaaccaacttaaaaaaactctatttattaaattatccatATGGATCATAtggtaaattattttatcaagatattattgatttttaaaacgAAAAGTTATTGAAATAGACTTAAtcaatttagatattattaataaacaaattaattagacCAAATCAATAGAGATTCAATGAATcaatatcattttcaatttaatttaaaaccggacttgaataataaatttttcaaatcaatttataagaCTGAATTGAGtgtaaaaaactatatttattgcaaaaaaataattaaaattatataattatttgcaaatttttatttttaatattaacggGTTTAATTCTatcaaaaaaatcctttttttgaAGTatccttttcaaatctcataaatcaaataattgaatttcttttaaaactgTTTTCGGAAGAATCATATTTACTTAAATTAGCATCGGTaagagatattaaaaaaaaaaaaaacataacgtAAGTACCGGGACTGAAGTGGTTGAATTAAATACAGTCTAATTACACCTGGCGTCCGAGatagaacattaaaaaaacttggagAAAGAATCCTTAAAATTAAACCAGAAAAGGAGAAAGGTCATTAATACAACACAACACACGGACAAACAGAGCAAACAACATCGAAGAAACTCTTAGAATTCTCAAatcaacatcaaaatcaacagTCCCTCAGCTTTTCTTCTTTAAGGTTTGTTACTAGATCCGtccgttctttttttttttctctctttttctcgtgttctgtttcttgaattttggtGCCGACAGATCTTGAATGCATTGAGAAATCAATGTACTTTGTGAAAGCCTGGTTTTTGTTTTATGGGGCTGGTCTGTTttgatctctcttttttttttagtttggttcgATTTTGAGAGATCTAATTGTATCTTATCTGGGTTTTTTATTCTATGCTCATTTCTTGCCTgtaaaattcttcttcttcttcttcttcttttattatggAGAGGTCAGGAATTCGAGGTGGGGTTTCATTTCTTATGGTTTGTGGGTATTTAGAAATTTCATTTCTTGTCCATTCAAGGAGAAAACAGAAgatctcattttttaaaattgtttttgcattAAGCATGTGGGATGGTGTATGGATTTGTGTTTGAATTAATTCTGTTTccaaattttgttattatttgcaTAATGTTTTCGCTTACAataaatttgttcttttattaatCGGTTATGCAATTTGGAGAACTGTATTATGGCATTTGATTTGCATTCTGCCTTTAGGGTCATAATGAAAATGCCTTCAATCCtgctcttttgaaaaaaaaaaattcttttatgttTGCTCATTAAATCAGCATgtgaaatatcttgttttgttttggggtTTGGTTGATCCTATTCTTGATAGGGAATCAATGAATTGCAGAGACTTTGTGTTATTCTCTttcgatttttttctttcctcggTTTCAAATTTGTGTGACTTGGCCTTGTAAGTTTCAAATGTGTGATGAATGCATTATACCACCTGGACTTTCAGTTTACGATTCCACTGTCTCTTTTTGTCTGTAtatgtttttcccttaaatGGTGGGTGCGTAGTTAATGAGATACAGTTCATTCTTATGCTTTTTAGGTGATTTTGTCTTGAGATTGTTACACATAACGTCCATGAAGAATGGGATTTTAAAAGTGTTATGAATATAGGTTATTGAGTTTTCCTATAagattaaatgaatgttttttgAGGAAATTGCATATGGCATTCCTGTCTATAATGATTTTGAATCAATTCTCTCTCACATTCTTTGCAGCTGATCATGAATATGGTGTTAATTTGGACAATGATGCATTGAATATGTGCATTTATGCTATACTTTATCTAGAAGTAagaaatggtttttattttttgcaggaACAGTATCTTATAATAATCCAGAGAGATGTCTCCTGCATCAAAATCCAAGACCAAGTCCAAGGATAAGACCTTTGTAAAGTCTGCTAAAGAACAACAGAAGGCATCTATTAAGCCTTCTGGATCAACCAACACTGTAAGTGGGAGTCCAGTGAATGCTTATAATCCAATCTCTGGGACTTTTCATGCACTAGAAATACCATCAGCTGCTGCTTTCCCACCCCCAGCTGCTGCTTTCCCACCCCTCCATGACAATGGTCGATTCAGAAATATAGATGACCCAGACGAGCATTCTAGTAGCCCACGTGGAACACTTTCAGAGTATGATTCAGTTTCCAACAATGGGAGCTGCTCTGGTGAGTCAGAAGACATAAAAGAGAGAGCCAATTCTACTCGGCAAGAAACAGTACCTGGTTTAGACAGTGACAAACGTGAGAAGATCCGCCTGAAGAATGAGAAAAAGCACCAGCGTCAGAGAGAGAAGAGGGCGCAAGAGTTGCATGAGCGTTGCATTGCGTATCTAAGGTCAAGAAAACTAGAAAGACTTTCAGAACAGCTTGTGGCAATGGGTTTTTCTCATGAGCGGGCAACCCTGGCCCTTATGTTGAATGAGGGCAGGGTGGAAGAATCAGTAAACTGGCTTTTTGAGGGAAGTGAAGAGGAAGCTCAAAGTAAGGACTCTGAGCTTGGAAGTGGTGGTAACCTAAATATTGATATAAGTGAGGAGCTTGCTCAAATCTCAGCATTGGAGATGAGATACAAATGCTCAAAGCAGGAGGTTGAAAGAGCTGTGGTTGCTTGTGAAGGGGATCTAGTGAAGGCAGAAGAGACCTTGCATGCACAAAAGCAGGAACTACCTACGACTCCACCAAGACCAGAATATACTGTTGACACCAATAACCTGAGGAGACTGCATGAAAAGCCTGTACCTGTACCTGTACCTGTACCTGTACCTGTACCTGCAGCTTCAGTTATAGCACAACAGAGAATGAACGAACCGGATTTCAACTACAAAACAGCAATTCCAGCGCCAACATATTCAGAACCTGGGAGTAGAAACTTACAACCTCTGAATCAGCCCAAGTCACTAGCAGACAAGAGGTGGGGCACAACAGGATCAAGCCCTGCCTTTCCATCATCTACGGTACCATCCATGCAAGTAGCACCTCCATCAACAAAATTTGATGTCAGGCTTGGTTTTGCTGGAAATGAGGGGAAAAAATTGCAGCAGATAGTGAGGGAACCAGTAATAATGATGCAGCGCCCTCAATCTATAAATGCCAAACAAAATACAGTCCCTAGTGCAAGCACCACACCTGTAACATCTGGATGGTATTCAAATAATGTTTCAGGTGTGGAAAATATGCGGCCAAATGTTAAGTTGCTTCCAAATCAGAGCACTGGAAACTTTGGTCTTGTAAATCAGAGCTCAGAACAATTTTACAATCCAGTGTCACGTAAAGAAAATTCATTCCTCTTTAGTGGCCCAGCTACATCAAATAGACAGGGAGGTACAAGATCTCCTTCATTTACAGTTCCATCTCAGTTGCAAGGTTCATATGGTAAAACAACTGCGTCTTTGCCTTCACTAGCAGCACCATCCTCACTTGGTTTATTCACTGGTTGGGGCGCAGCAGGAACTTTAGGATCTCCACATGTTGATTGGGATACAGGAAGCTTGATGCCAGAATTTGATTACACCAGTATCGATTGGACTTTGGATTC is a window encoding:
- the LOC7455793 gene encoding uncharacterized protein LOC7455793; amino-acid sequence: MDMMATSWRLTPQSLPLLSPKVKSFRVYSSSSSSSLSLSPIIQKTSSLIQNSGVIACLRANSAELAYEAATAALNGGISVLEIVMSTPGVFQVLRQLVKDYPTLALGVGTALNAEDARNATNAGAKFFMSPATVKDIMDDVVKDEILYIPGVMTPTEILSAYDAGAKMVKVYPVSALGGVQYISALKKPFPHIPMVASQGIKIDSIGEYISSGASSVVLSDAIFDKGAMTQRNFNVIHQLASLAALEGKEAVERKRSCTTN
- the LOC7476829 gene encoding uncharacterized protein LOC7476829 — its product is MSPASKSKTKSKDKTFVKSAKEQQKASIKPSGSTNTVSGSPVNAYNPISGTFHALEIPSAAAFPPPAAAFPPLHDNGRFRNIDDPDEHSSSPRGTLSEYDSVSNNGSCSGESEDIKERANSTRQETVPGLDSDKREKIRLKNEKKHQRQREKRAQELHERCIAYLRSRKLERLSEQLVAMGFSHERATLALMLNEGRVEESVNWLFEGSEEEAQSKDSELGSGGNLNIDISEELAQISALEMRYKCSKQEVERAVVACEGDLVKAEETLHAQKQELPTTPPRPEYTVDTNNLRRLHEKPVPVPVPVPVPVPAASVIAQQRMNEPDFNYKTAIPAPTYSEPGSRNLQPLNQPKSLADKRWGTTGSSPAFPSSTVPSMQVAPPSTKFDVRLGFAGNEGKKLQQIVREPVIMMQRPQSINAKQNTVPSASTTPVTSGWYSNNVSGVENMRPNVKLLPNQSTGNFGLVNQSSEQFYNPVSRKENSFLFSGPATSNRQGGTRSPSFTVPSQLQGSYGKTTASLPSLAAPSSLGLFTGWGAAGTLGSPHVDWDTGSLMPEFDYTSIDWTLDSNLLSSKSNGLWLGLSSLLRNTSITRTSGTNSSFLSGLRDSGMAKETSSSAGSSEWTSPFAGKDMFSLPRQFVTSPSPYD